The window AGTCTTCCTCGGTCACCTTTGGCTTCCCTTGGAGATTGTCGCGTAACTCAGCTTGCGCTCTCTTCATCACTCTTGGGTTCCTCATGAGCTCCGACATGGCCCATTGGATTGTAGTCGCTGATGTCTCACTTCCGGCGCTAAAAAGGTCCTATGAAATTTCAAAATTATTAACTTAAATTGAACATGCCAGAAATTAAATGAATTAGAACGTACGAAAAGGATTTGGaaagaaaattagaaaaaaacatTTGGTTGGAATTTGGAAATGATGTTGTGCTTGCTTACAAGGATTACTGCTTTGATGATCCCCATGGTGAGAGGCACGTCGAGGCCACCTCCCTTCTGAATCCTCAAGAGGACGTCCACCAGATCGTCGTCTTCCACGacgtcgccgctcgccgccgctgccgccgcgcgccgctcctggTGCTGCTCGATGGCGCGGTCCATGAGCTCGAAGTTCTTGCGGTGGTTCTcctgcgcccgccgcgccgcgccggtgaCGAAGCTGGCGAGCCACGACGACGGGAACAGGTCGGCGAGGCTGAACCCGGAGACGAGCTTGAGCCCCTCGGCGAGGGCCTCCAAGAACTCGTCCCGCTTCTTGAACCTGTCCCCGATCATGGCGCGCACCGCCGAGTCGGCGATGAGCACGGCGATCCGCTCGCTGACGTTGACGGCCGCCTCGCcgtggggcgccgccgccgcgacggcggcggcgaggcgcgcggcctcctcctccctgacGCGGCGGAACGACTGGACGCGGCGCGCGGAGAGGAGCTCCAGGATGGCGATGCGGCGGAGCTGTCGCCACAGCGCGCCGTAGGGCGCGAACACGAGGCCCTCCCCGTCGGCCGTCATGATCCTCACGGTGGGGCTCACCGGCCGCGTCGCGAACGCGACGTCGTGCGTCCGCATCACCTCGCGCGCGGCGCCCGGCGACGTGGCCACCACCACGGGGACCTCGCCGAGCCGGAGGTACATGAGCGGCGCGTCCATCCGCCGCGCGAGGTCCGCCAGCGCGCGGTGCACCAGCGGCTTCCCGGCGAGGTGGTGCAGGCTGCCGATCACCGgcagccgccacggccccgGCGGCAGCCTGACGccatcgctgccgccgccgcgcgtcctcGTGACCCGGACGAGCACCAGCACGGCCACGGCGAGGGCGAGGTAGTGGTAGTAACCGTAGCAGCTGGTTGGTTCTTCCATCTCTTCGCTTTGCTTCGCTGACTATACGCAGCCAAAGCAGTATATTTATACACTACCTGCGTATGTATACAGCTGTATGTATTTATATCTATACCATAGATAGAGATATGGTATTTCTATTCATATCTTAATTACCTTATATCTAACATCTATATTCATAGCACTCTGAGGAAGCTTCTACACTAACTTGGAAAAAATCTGACCATTAATTTAGCAGATCACATTGTTATGATACAGATTGAGAATACATTTACACTAAATTAATTAGACACTATAAAAGAGTTCTTTACATTAACTAAAAAAATCTCACTATTAATTGAGCGGATCTTATTATTATGATACTACCAAGAATCGTTGTGTACTAACTAGGGACTTCGAGAGAGCTTCTACATTAAAAAAAGATTTCATCGTTAGTTAAAACAAATTGTTCTTAAGTCTATTTTCTCAACTTCACCTCTCTTCTTTTTCACGCACATtctttccaaactactaaataaaaatttctatagtaaaattgttttaaaaattataagaaTCCATTCTAAATCCTTTTCTAATAGTTAATCAATTATATGCTAATACGTGCTTCATTTTACGTGTTGGAGAGGAgatgtcccctctcctcccgaaCACATTCTAATGATCTTTACTTTAAGTATGAGGGAGTTGctatatctctactacttaaatcatccttctccacctccacctccacctctacGTAAAAACCTACTACCATAAAAACCATCCATCTAAAAAGCAgacttcttaaaaaaaaagctaaataaCCCCACTAAGTCTAAATTCTCTcggtaaatttaataaaaaatcgtTGAAATGCATGAGCCTataactactactccctctatttcagattataagatgttttaaagtCAAAATGTTTCAAGTTTAaccaattttatagaaaaaaatagtaatatttttcgacccaagataaatttattataaaactatatttaattattaatttaataaaactaatttggtaatgtaaatattactatatttgtctataaaatgAGTAAaacttgaagtagtttgactttgaccaaagccaaaacatcttataacctaaaatggagagagtactaatTAACTAAATTCTGATCATCTATTAGGCGAAACATGTTACtctctccatattttaatgtatgacgccgttgacttttcgactaacgtttgaccattcgttttattcaaaatttttgtacgaatataaaaatatttaaatcatgcttaaagaacatttgatgataaatcaagtcacattaaaataaataataattacatattttttttttgaataagacgaatggtcaaacgttacataAAAAGTCAATgttgtcatacattaaaatacggatgtAGTATTTCGATATAGATTTTATTGAGAATTCATATTAAATAAAGAATGAAGTTGAAAATAGTTTAATTAGGCTCTTTTTTTTGAACTcaaaattaattattacaaatataAGGCTGTACTATATTTGCACTACCAACTTATTACATTACcattttatcctaaaataaaaaaaacaaaatattaattTTCTTTAGTGGGAGATATAGTTTTTCATTCCACACACCCCTCTCGTTCCTTACCTGCCATCTTAAACTACGTATATATATAGCCGGCAGGGCAGGTCCCTAATTAAGGAGTAGTACAAACTTAGTCATTGTTAATCTCGACGGAGGACAAGATCCTTCCTGTAGCATAGAGTAGCAACGCACGCGCGTACAGCCAAAACCGGCCGGCCGCCAGGTCGCCGTCCACACGtcctcgcgtcgccggccggccggttgcTGGTCGGGTGGCTGTCGATCGATGCATCGATCTAGCCGTAAACTGCCCAATGCGTCGCATGTACTCCccctctttaaaaaaaaaaaaaaacaaaccctaggtgttttcgtgtccaactttgattgtccgtcttatataattttttttataattcgtatttttattgttgttagatgataaaacacgattaatattttatgcgtgacttgtctttttaatttttttcataatttttcaaataagacgaacggttaaaagttggacacggaaaccagggtttgtcttttttttttttttgacggagggagtagatgcaCGCGTCGCATCATATCCGCCGCGGTAGCGTGCGATGCCTCCAACCTGCACACGTCCCGTACGTCTCGATCTGCATCTACCTGATTCTTCGGATGATT of the Oryza sativa Japonica Group chromosome 2, ASM3414082v1 genome contains:
- the LOC4328530 gene encoding desmethyl-deoxy-podophyllotoxin synthase, with protein sequence MEEPTSCYGYYHYLALAVAVLVLVRVTRTRGGGSDGVRLPPGPWRLPVIGSLHHLAGKPLVHRALADLARRMDAPLMYLRLGEVPVVVATSPGAAREVMRTHDVAFATRPVSPTVRIMTADGEGLVFAPYGALWRQLRRIAILELLSARRVQSFRRVREEEAARLAAAVAAAAPHGEAAVNVSERIAVLIADSAVRAMIGDRFKKRDEFLEALAEGLKLVSGFSLADLFPSSWLASFVTGAARRAQENHRKNFELMDRAIEQHQERRAAAAAASGDVVEDDDLVDVLLRIQKGGGLDVPLTMGIIKAVILDLFSAGSETSATTIQWAMSELMRNPRVMKRAQAELRDNLQGKPKVTEEDLTDLNYLKLIIKETLRLHLPAPLLLPRESRESCKIFGYDVPKGTTVLVNAWAIGRDPKYWDDPEEFKPERFEDSKIDFKGLDFEFLPFGSGRRMCPGIMFAQPNIELALATLLYHFDWSLPAGVKPSELDMTEEMGITVRRKNDLYLHAVVRVPLHATTP